The genomic stretch ATTGAGTTGCAGCTTTGGAATGATTATGTGAGAAACGGGGGTAATAAAACCGCAACACCTGCTTTTCTTCCTACCATTTCGGAGACCTATGGCTTTGTATGCTGTGTGGAGGTTTCTTTTGTGAAGGAGTGGTTTGCTAAGAACTCCACCCCCCCCCACTGAATTTGGGTCCCATCTGACTAGAGGGGACTCTACCCAATTATTTCTCCATCGCCCTCCTTAAATAGAACCGGTACTTTTGCATAATATAAAAATGAGCTCGAAAACAGACTCGTCTATATTTTTCTTTGCAAAATTATACGTTAAGGTATAAATTTCAGTTTTCACACAAGGACTAAAAAATGCCTTCCACACAAGAAACTACTGAGTTGTGTAACGAGAAAAATTCTTCTTCTGAATTTTTCATCAACCTCTTTTCACGAGGATCACATTTCAAACAACGATTAGAGATGTATCATTCTACAACTATTTGCAAAGCCATTTCTGCTGCCTTAAACGTAAAAGATTATCACATCAAAGACTTGCCAATGACCTATCGAACGATTAATCATTGGGAATCCCAAGGATTGATTGATTGCGATCGAAAAGAAGATACCGCATGGCGTCAATTTAACATCATGGATCAATTATGGCTCTATACCATACAAGCTTTGCGGGAGTTTGGACTTTCATTGGATCGAGTAAAAAATGCGAAAGAAATTTTTTTCACTCCAATAGACAACTATCCCTTTTCGATCATGGAATACTACACAAGCTGCGCCTATATCCTGCTAGAGGATGTCTTCTTGATTGTATTTTCTGATGGTTTTGCTATTCCTTTAACTTATTCAGAGTATCAAAATGCACTAAAGTTAAATTGGATCAGAAACCATGTTCAATTAAACGTAAACGAGATTATCCAAAAAATCTTTCAAGATTCGAATCTTGAGCCTAGGTACAAAGACGAAGCTGCGATTACGCCTCAAGAATTTGAAGTTTTGCATATGATTCGTACGGGTAATTTTGAAGAGATAAAAATAAGACTCACTAATGGTTCCATTTACCTCCTTGAGGGTATCGAAGATATTTCCAGAATCGCAAAAATTGGAGACATCATACGAGAAGGGAACTATCAAGATCTTGAAGTTAAGCAAGAAAATGGCAGGGTAGTCAGCATAAAGCGAACCCTAAGAAAGTTGATTGAGTAACGCTATGGCACACAGCCAGGCAAAAAATAACATAAACCGACACGTCTATTGAAAACCTCAGGGGTGTGTCTCAAACGGAGCAATATATGCTGTCGGTTGAGTCATGCCAAAAAATTTTGAATAGCAACGACAAAAATTACACTCAAGAAGAGATTAAAAAGATCAGAGAATTTTTATACCTTTTAGGTGAGATAGACTATGAACAGTTCAAAGAAAGGAAAAGGCTACAAGAAAGCCATTATTTACACTCGGGTTTCTACAGACGATCAAGCAGTTAAAGGGTACAGCTTGCTCGATCAAGAGGAAGTTCTTCGCAGAGCTTGCAAGGCAGATGGAATTGAGGTCGTTGACCACATTCAAGATGATGGATATTCCGCAAAAACATTTAATCGTCCTGGATTTCAACGGTTATTGACGAATTTAAAAAACGGTCAAATAGCAGTTGAATTTTTGTACGTAGTGCGTTGGGATCGTTTTTCTCGTAACATGGAAAATGGATTCTTAATGTTACGTGATCTTAGAAGTTATGGCGTTGATGTAAAATGCTTAGAGGAAACATACGACACTTCTGATCCTTCGGCAGTCTTGTTAAGAGCCATAAAAATGGCAGAGCCAGAAATGGATAATCGTCGCAGAGCTAAGAATACTCAAATGGGCATACGGAGAGCTTTAAAAGAAGGACGTTATGCCTGTGGTGCAGCTCCTATTGGCTATGCATGGGATCGAAGTGGAACACGCCCAACAATAAAGCCAAATGAAAGTGCTTGTCTAATAATTGAGGCATTTGAGCTTTATGCAACTGGACTGTATTCCATTGAAGGCGTTCGTAAATTAGTTCAAGAGAAAGGTCTAAATATTCAGAAAACGGCATTCAATCGTATGTTAAGGAATCCAATTTATAAAGGTACAATCATTGTGCCCGAATTGGGCGATGAACAAAAAGAGGAAGTAATGGCTATTCATGAAGCTATTATCTCAAAAGAGCTTTTTGATAAAGTTCAAAGCGTTCTAGCAAAAATTCTCGAAAAGAATGCCTCTCGTGTTGAGAAGGTCAACTACAGAGATGAACTTCCTTTAAGAGGATTACTTCAATGCCCTAAATGCCACTCTTCCTTAACTGGCAGTGGCTCGAAAGGGAATGGAGGAACATATTTCTATTATCATTGCCAAAATGGCTGCAAAGAGCGAGTTAAAACGGAGGAAGCCAATTTAGTCTTTTCTGATTACTTGAAGAGTTTCCAGGTGCATCCTGAAGTATCAAATCTTTACATGGCGATTATGGAGGACATCTTCAAGACGAAAGAAGGCGATCGAGAGAAAGAAATTAATCGCCTCCAGAAAAATTTAGCCGAGCTAGAAACTAAACTCTTTAAGATTGATGAAATGTATGTAGCGGGCGACTTGGAGAGAGATTCCTATCAGCGGATGAAGACATCTTATAAAGACGAAATCCAGCGGCTTCAAATGCAAATAGCTCAATTAAAAACTACAGATATCAACTTTATGAAATACTGCCGCTATGGAATATCACTTTTAGGCAACCTTGACTTCTATTACCAACAAGCATCACCATATATCCGGAAAAAACTACTTGGTTCGATATTCACCGGAAAACTGGTTTTTGAGAATGGAAATTATCGAACCACTGGATTGAACGAAGCTGCGGCTCTTATAGGACTATTTCAGAAGGAGTTACAAAATAAAAAAGCCGAACATCTTGTCCTTTCAGACAAAACGTTCGGTAATGTGCCCAGAATAGGACTCGAACCTACACACCTTACGGCACCAGAACCTAAATCTGGCGTGTCTACCAATTTCACCATCTGGGCAATGAAAGAACTGGAATCTTAACAGTTCTTGCATTGTTTTGTCAATCACATTGTGATTTTTTCATAGAAATGTTTGGCCATTGAAATACCAAATGCCGCAAATACAGGAGTATTGGTTAATTCTTTGTCATATAATTTGTAAACAATATTCAAAACGCTTAACACAATCAGCCCCGGGCACAAAATAACTAATACGGGAGACAGCATATTTGCAATGCCTGTGAAGCCTAAATTTGCAATGACTCCAGAAATCAACAATGTGATAACGAGAGGAAATATGTCCCCTCCCTTGCCTTGCATCAAATCATGTTTGATGTATTCACCACAAATCGAAACTAGGGGTATAGCAGTCGTTAAACAAGT from Parachlamydia acanthamoebae encodes the following:
- a CDS encoding MerR family transcriptional regulator, whose amino-acid sequence is MPSTQETTELCNEKNSSSEFFINLFSRGSHFKQRLEMYHSTTICKAISAALNVKDYHIKDLPMTYRTINHWESQGLIDCDRKEDTAWRQFNIMDQLWLYTIQALREFGLSLDRVKNAKEIFFTPIDNYPFSIMEYYTSCAYILLEDVFLIVFSDGFAIPLTYSEYQNALKLNWIRNHVQLNVNEIIQKIFQDSNLEPRYKDEAAITPQEFEVLHMIRTGNFEEIKIRLTNGSIYLLEGIEDISRIAKIGDIIREGNYQDLEVKQENGRVVSIKRTLRKLIE